A stretch of DNA from Aciduliprofundum sp. MAR08-339:
ATAAAGGCTCAGAATTATGCAAATGAAATTGGGGACAATCGCCTTGTTGCGGTCTGTTCAATGTGCTACAATAACCTGAGAAGGGCGCACATAGATGTGATGAAGAATCGTGATAAACTGAACACCCTTGATCTCTTCATGGACGAGGAGGCAAATTATGAGGGCAACATTGATGTGAAGCATTACCTGACCTTCCTGAAGGAGGAGGGATTTGACAAAATTGCAGAGAAGGTGAATAACCCTCTGAAAGGGCTGAGAGTTGCTCCTTACTATGGCTGCCTTCTCCTGCGCCCTGATGAGATTGCAATTGACAATCGTGAGGATCCGCACATTCTTGAAGAGTTACTGGAAATTTTAGGTGCGGAGGTTGTGGATTATCCCCTCAAAAACGAATGCTGCGGCTCATATCACACTGTGGACAAGAGGGAGATTGTGGCGGAGAGAACTTACAAACTGGTAAATGTGGCCCGGGAAACGGGTGCGGATGTGATTGCCACTTCCTGCCCTCTATGCTTCTTTAACCTTGACAGGAGGCAGGAAATAGCAAAGAATAAACATTCCGATTTTGAGTTCATGCCCATTGTTTATTTCACGCAACTTATGGCCATTGCATTCGGAATTAAGGATGATAAGGTGCTTCATTTTGAGCAGCATTACATATCTCCCAAGGAGGTGCTTTCAAGATGGCTATGAAGAGAATTGGTGTGTTCATATGCCACTGTGGCCGTAACATTGCGGGTACTGTTGATGTGAAACGGGTTGCGGAGGAAATCGGTAAGAGAGAGGATGTGGCCTTCTCCACCACCTATGTTTTCATGTGCTCACAGCCTGGCCAGAAACTGATTGAGGATTCAATAAAGAAGTACAATTTAGATGGTGTAGTGGTTGCAAACTGCTCTCCTACCCTTCACGAGAGGACAATGCGTAACGCGGCAGCGAGAGCGGGACTGAATCCTTACCGCGTGGAAATTGCAAACATAAGAGAGTGGGCTGCCTGGCCCCACGAGGACAATCCTGAGGCGGCGACTAGGAAGGCAATACGCATAATAAACGCCACCATTGAGAAACTCAAAGCGAATGCCTCTCTGCATCCTATTGAGGTATCCGTTAAGAAGCGTGCCTTGGTGATTGGAGGTGGAGTAGCCGGAATGCAGGCTGCTCTGGATCTCGCAGATGCAGGGATTGAAACTGTGGTGGTTGAGAAAGAACCATCCTTGGGGGGAAATATGATAAGGTTGAGCGAAACATTCCCAACTTTGGATTGTCCGCAGTGTATTCTCACACCGAAGATGAACGATGTGGGTGGTCATCCGAATATAAAGTTGTACACCTACAGTGAGGTTGAAGAGGTTGAGGGGTATCTGGGCAATTTCAAGGTTAAGATAAAAAGAAAATCACCGTTCATTGACTGGAATAAATGTACGGGATGCGGGGAATGCGCCAAAGTTTGCCCCACGGTGCTTCCAAGCGATTTTGATTTGAAGATGGCAACACGCAAGGCAACCCACATTCCCTTTGAGCAGGCAGTTCCATTCAAGTACACCATAACTTACAATGGAGTGCCGCCCTGTAACGCTGCCTGTCCTCTGCATTTGGATGCTCAGGGCTATGTGGCTGCTGCAAAGGCAGGAAGATTTGATCGCTCCATTGATGTTGTGTGGGAGAAACTTCCTTTTGCGGGGATTGCTGGAAGAATATGTACGCACCCATGCGAATCAGCCTGCTCCCGCGGTGATATTGACAAGCCTGTGGGAATAAGGGAGATAAAGAGATTTGTTGCCGACTGGGCTGTCAAGAATCGCAGAAAGTACATCTTGCATGTTAAGGAGGAGCGTGATAAAAGCGTTGCCATAATCGGGGCCGGTGCTGCAGGTCTTATGGCCGCCCATGATTTGAGGGAGATGGGATACAAGGTTACCGTGTACGATAAACTCCCTGTGATCGGAGGTATGCTTGCTGTAGGTATTCCTCCATACAGGCTTCCGCAAGATGTTATAGATTACGAGGTGCAGCCCCTGATAGATGCGGGCGTGGAATTTGTTTTGAACTATGAGGTTAACGCGGATAATTTTGAAGAGATCAGAAAGAAGCACGATGCAGTTATAATCGCGATAGGTACTCACAAGGAGAGGCACCTGGACATTCCAGGAGAGGACAAGGCAATGCACGCGCTGGAATTCCTGAAGAAGGTGAATCTGGGAGAGAGGATGGACATAAAGGGCAAGAAGGTCATAGTTGTTGGTGGTGGAAACAGCGCCGTTGATGCCGCACGCACCGCTCTTCGCCTTGGAGCGGATGTCACCATTGCTTACAGAAGAACCCGTCAGGAGATGCCCGCCATTCCTGAGGAGATGGTGGATGCAGAGGAAGAGGGTGTGAAATTTGAATTCCTAGTTAGCCCGGCAGAGATACTGGACGGCAAGATAAGGATGGAGAGAATGAAACTGGGTGAGAAGGATTCCAGTGGAAGACGCAGGCCCGTGCCAACTGGAGAATTTGTGGAACTTCCGGCGGATATAGTGATCCTTGCCGTTGGAGAGTTGCCTGATGCATCCTTTGCCGAGAAATTGGGCATTGAAACTGAAAGAAATCGCATAAAGGTGAATGAGTTCATGCAAACCTCCCTGCCCAATGTTTTTGCCGCGGGAGATGCGGTGACAGGGGCATGGGATTGGGTACACGCCGCTGCCTATGGAAGATGGGCTGCAAAGAATGTGGCTCACTTCCTGCAGGGTGAGGAGATGGAGAAAGTGCAGATAGAGATGCACTCAAATCTGCGCGGATACAAGGAACTCGCCTATCCTGCCAAGAGGCACGATACCAAGAAGCTTGATATGGAGGAAAGGCGCAGCACGTTCAAGGAGTTCAATCTTGGATACAGTGATGAGGATGTTGTTGATGAGGCAAAGCGCTGCCTTGGATGCGGTGGCTGTGCAAAATGCGGCCTTTGCGTGGAGGTCTGCGAGGCGAATGCCATAGATCTTCATATGAAGGACTGGTATGTGGAGGAGGAGGTTGGCTCAATAATTGTGGCCACTGGCTTTGAGGTAATGCCCGCTGAAGCATTTCCCGAATTGGGTGGCAAGTATCCGGATGTTATTACATCTTTGCAATTTGAGCGTCTTCTTGCCCCATCAGGTCCTACTGCAGGTGTTCCAAAAAGACCTTCTGACGGGAAGATTCCCAAGAGCATAGTGTTTGTGCACTGCGTGGGCTCAAGGGATCCACAGAGTGGAGTGCCTTACTGCTCAAGAATATGCTGTATGTACACCATCAAGCAGGCAATGCTAGTCAAACACGCGTTCCCAGATATAGCGGTTTACGATTTCTACATTGATATCAGATCCAATGGCAAGGGATACGAGGAGTTCTACCACCGTGCAAAGGAGGAGTATGGGGTGAACTTCATACGCGGCAAGGTCTCCAAGGTTTACAAGGTTGGAGATAGATACCGTGTGCAGGGTGTGGATACGCTTACGGGAAGGATAATTGAGGTTGATGCAGACATGGTCATTCTGGCCACCGCTGCCAAGGGTTCGTCCACGGTTAAAAAACTGGCGAAGAAGTTGCGCATCCCGTACGATGAGTGGGGCTGGCTTAAAGAGACGCATCTCAAACTCAAGCCCCTGGAGACTCCAGTGGGCGGAGTGTTCATTGCTGGTGCTGCTCAGTTCATAAAGGATATAACGGATAGCGTCTCGCAGGGCAGCGGTGCCGCTGCGAAAGCCATGGCTCTTCTCTCCAAGCCGCAGCTGGAGAAGGAACCACTCCTAGCGAAGGTTGACCCTGAGATTTGCGCCGGGTGCGGAAGATGCAAGGATCAGTGCGCCTACGGAGCCATAACAATAGATCCCATACGGCATGTTTCCGTTGTCAACGAGGCACTGTGCGAAGGTTGCGGTGCCTGCAGCGCCAACTGTCCAACCACTGCAATTCAGGTGGTGAACTTCAAGAAGGGACAGGTGATTCGTGCTGTTGACATACTCGCGGAGGTGTTCTAAATGGGGAAGGTTTTGATTTACGGTACGACTCTCGCCACATATCGCGCTGCTGCGAATTTTGCGAGGGCTGGCCACAAGGTTATTCTCCTCAATCGCGGTGAGTTCCTCTGGCACAAGTTCACGCAGATGCAGTGGCAGATGCCGAGAGACATTGCGAATGGTTATTCAAAGGCGCTACTGCTCAACGCCGCCAACATGACTGGAAATATCGAGGTTTTCAACAACTCGGAGCTTCTGGCGGTGGAAGGTGGCCCCGGAAACTTCAAGGTGAGATTCAAGCACAGACCTGCGAGTGTGAATGAGTTCAGGTGTATTGGCTGCGATATATGCCATGAGAAATGCGATGTGAAGTTCATACCCATGCCCCTTGGCCCGGGGATGAGGATAATAAAGAACGCGGAAGAATGTGAGGATGTCTGTCCGGCGAAGGCAATACAAATCCCCAAGGAGGAGGAGCGGGAAGAGAAGGTGGAAGCTGTCATTCTCTCGCCAGAATACGAGCCAGATGGAATTGAAAAATACGGTGGCAATTTGAAGAATGTGATGAACTTCCGTGATTTT
This window harbors:
- a CDS encoding CoB--CoM heterodisulfide reductase iron-sulfur subunit B family protein, producing MELKKIMFYPGCTLKGVAKNLEDSTVESARVLGYDFIELPGWTCCGAVYGLAQDSVKFTIANVRNLIKAQNYANEIGDNRLVAVCSMCYNNLRRAHIDVMKNRDKLNTLDLFMDEEANYEGNIDVKHYLTFLKEEGFDKIAEKVNNPLKGLRVAPYYGCLLLRPDEIAIDNREDPHILEELLEILGAEVVDYPLKNECCGSYHTVDKREIVAERTYKLVNVARETGADVIATSCPLCFFNLDRRQEIAKNKHSDFEFMPIVYFTQLMAIAFGIKDDKVLHFEQHYISPKEVLSRWL
- a CDS encoding FAD-dependent oxidoreductase, with product MAMKRIGVFICHCGRNIAGTVDVKRVAEEIGKREDVAFSTTYVFMCSQPGQKLIEDSIKKYNLDGVVVANCSPTLHERTMRNAAARAGLNPYRVEIANIREWAAWPHEDNPEAATRKAIRIINATIEKLKANASLHPIEVSVKKRALVIGGGVAGMQAALDLADAGIETVVVEKEPSLGGNMIRLSETFPTLDCPQCILTPKMNDVGGHPNIKLYTYSEVEEVEGYLGNFKVKIKRKSPFIDWNKCTGCGECAKVCPTVLPSDFDLKMATRKATHIPFEQAVPFKYTITYNGVPPCNAACPLHLDAQGYVAAAKAGRFDRSIDVVWEKLPFAGIAGRICTHPCESACSRGDIDKPVGIREIKRFVADWAVKNRRKYILHVKEERDKSVAIIGAGAAGLMAAHDLREMGYKVTVYDKLPVIGGMLAVGIPPYRLPQDVIDYEVQPLIDAGVEFVLNYEVNADNFEEIRKKHDAVIIAIGTHKERHLDIPGEDKAMHALEFLKKVNLGERMDIKGKKVIVVGGGNSAVDAARTALRLGADVTIAYRRTRQEMPAIPEEMVDAEEEGVKFEFLVSPAEILDGKIRMERMKLGEKDSSGRRRPVPTGEFVELPADIVILAVGELPDASFAEKLGIETERNRIKVNEFMQTSLPNVFAAGDAVTGAWDWVHAAAYGRWAAKNVAHFLQGEEMEKVQIEMHSNLRGYKELAYPAKRHDTKKLDMEERRSTFKEFNLGYSDEDVVDEAKRCLGCGGCAKCGLCVEVCEANAIDLHMKDWYVEEEVGSIIVATGFEVMPAEAFPELGGKYPDVITSLQFERLLAPSGPTAGVPKRPSDGKIPKSIVFVHCVGSRDPQSGVPYCSRICCMYTIKQAMLVKHAFPDIAVYDFYIDIRSNGKGYEEFYHRAKEEYGVNFIRGKVSKVYKVGDRYRVQGVDTLTGRIIEVDADMVILATAAKGSSTVKKLAKKLRIPYDEWGWLKETHLKLKPLETPVGGVFIAGAAQFIKDITDSVSQGSGAAAKAMALLSKPQLEKEPLLAKVDPEICAGCGRCKDQCAYGAITIDPIRHVSVVNEALCEGCGACSANCPTTAIQVVNFKKGQVIRAVDILAEVF